In the Macrobrachium rosenbergii isolate ZJJX-2024 chromosome 23, ASM4041242v1, whole genome shotgun sequence genome, one interval contains:
- the LOC136851410 gene encoding proline-rich proteoglycan 2-like — protein sequence MVKKAALLLAALFGICLSVSADRKITGSDGQYPTKEVESEFIIVGPGGTHQNPPSGVPPIGSDPLSRPPQNDEREFTIVGPGGIRQYQPIGSSRRKRSPQEAERNFTIVGPGGTHKNPVPPIGSDPSSWSPQNEPERNYTIVGPGGIHKPPVPPIGSDPSSWSPQNNPERNYTIVGPGGIHRPPLPPIGSDPLSRPPQNSEGDYTIVGPGGTRQYQPVGISHRKRSPEEAERNFTIVGPGGIHNNPVPPIGSDPSSWSPQTEESERNYTIVGPGGIHRPPVPPIGSDPSSWSPQNNPERNYTIVGPGGIHRPPLPPIGSDPLSRPPQNSERDYTVVGPGGTGQYQPVGISRRKRSPEEAERNFTIVGPGGIHNNPVPPIGRS from the exons ATGGTCAAGAAAGCAGCGCTGCTTCTAGCGGCTTTGTTCG GAATCTGTTTGTCCGTGTCTGCCGACCGGAAAATCACTGGAAGCGATGGCCAATATCCCACGAAGGAGGTAGAGAGTGAATTTATCATCGTGGGCCCAGGAGGGACGCACCAAAACCCACCAAGTGGTGTACCACCTATTGGAAGTGATCCTCTTTCCCGGCCCCCTCAGAATGACGAGAGGGAGTTCACTATTGTGGGCCCTGGAGGGATAAGGCAATACCAGCCCATTGGAAGCAGTCGTCGTAAGAGATCCCCTCAAGAGGCTGAACGCAATTTCACAATCGTAGGTCCTGGAGGAACTCACAAAAATCCTGTTCCTCCCATCGGAAGTGATCCCAGTTCCTGGTCGCCTCAGAACGAGCCAGAACGAAATTATACGATCGTAGGTCCTGGGGGAATACACAAGCCCCCAGTCCCTCCTATTGGAAGCGATCCTAGCTCATGGTCTCCTCAGAATAACCCAGAGCGAAACTATACGATCGTAGGTCCCGGGGGAATACACAGGCCCCCTTTACCTCCCATCGGAAGCGATCCTCTCTCACGCCCCCCTCAAAATAGCGAGGGAGATTACACTATTGTAGGCCCCGGAGGGACGCGGCAATACCAGCCTGTTGGCATTAGTCACCGTAAACGATCCCCCGAAGAAGCTGAACGCAACTTTACAATCGTAGGTCCTGGAGGAATTCACAACAACCCAGTTCCTCCCATCGGAAGCGATCCTAGCTCATGGTCTCCTCAGACTGAAGAGTCAGAACGAAATTATACGATCGTGGGTCCTGGTGGAATTCACAGACCCCCGGTACCTCCCATCGGAAGCGATCCTAGCTCATGGTCTCCTCAGAATAACCCAGAGCGAAACTATACGATCGTAGGTCCCGGGGGAATACACAGGCCCCCTTTACCTCCCATCGGAAGCGATCCTCTCTCACGCCCCCCTCAAAATAGCGAGAGAGATTACACTGTTGTAGGCCCTGGAGGGACAGGGCAATACCAGCCTGTCGGCATTAGTCGCCGTAAACGATCCCCCGAAGAAGCTGAACGCAACTTTACAATCGTAGGTCCTGGAGGAATTCACAACAACCCAGTTCCTCCCATCGGGCGATCCTAG